One part of the Amaranthus tricolor cultivar Red isolate AtriRed21 chromosome 16, ASM2621246v1, whole genome shotgun sequence genome encodes these proteins:
- the LOC130803332 gene encoding AP3-complex subunit beta-A isoform X2 — MFPQFGATAESLSKASTMVFRIGTDAHLYDDPEDVNIAPLLDSKFDSEKCEALKRLLALIAQGFDVSNFFPQVVKNVASHSLEVKKLVYVYLQHYAEKRPNEALLSINCFQKDLGDTNPLVRAWALRTMAGIRLHVIAPLVLAAVNTCARDPSVYVRKCAANALPKLNDLRLDENASAIEEVIGILLNDHSPGVVGAAAAAFNSICPKNLPLIAKNYRKLCEVLPDIEEWGQVILIGILLRYVIARHGLAKESVLFSPCVTEAKCCEKDDVNPGIHFQGSGDLALGSTQPELVGLVARSYTEGSDEYLSRSTSEKKIFLDLDDASLTSVTNDDLMMLLKCTSPLLWSQNSAVVLAAAGVHWIMAPKNDANRIVKPLLFLLRSSHASKYVDYVKDPDRRFAADTVAAIGLCAQRLPKLANMCLEGLLSLTKKEFSSIEKDASNGEAGILIQSVMSMKAIISQDPPSHDKVIIQLVRSMDSIKVPAARAIIVWMVGEYNSLGDRIPLMLTSVLKYLAHCFTSEAAETKLQILNTATKVLLYSKSEDHLTIRKLVSYVLELARNDMNYDVRDRARAFSKILSTFLESLDDDVNHASPKEGAAHLIAEKMLGPSKGLPLSQPLNSRFYLPGSLSQIVLHAAPGYEPLPKPCSLLLADVDKDSNIIKEKESFGDYATDDSETLSGSLDEENVSGYSSQHSNSGSSFDDGSEESESPNEAHKSADPLIQISDADNAFEGQNCAETSHAQSGSGGVEEIFSRRNLESWLGEQPVLSDLKPSGINTVQRSARISIDDFGNRVKPKSYTLLDTVTGQGLKVDYSFSCQVSDVSPLLVCVEVTFHNCSNDSFSEVILVDEGANKGPDSTEQGLMKLERSSAVHDDVPTLVPMEAISSLEPRRRVKRVLHVRFHHHLLPLKLSLQCNGEKYPVKLRPDIGYFIKPLKMDVLDFRNKESQLPGMFEYVRRCTFSDHVVELSKDNSENSFSKDAYLIICESIALKMLSNANLFLVSVDLPLASKLDDASGLCLRFSAEILSSSVPCLITITVEGACSEPLNMSVKVNCEETVFGLNLLNRVVNFLAEPLSSCS, encoded by the exons ATGTTCCCGCAATTCGGAGCAACAGCAGAATCACTCAGCAAAGCATCAACAATGGTGTTTCGGATCGGAACTGATGCTCATCTCTATGACGATCCTGAGGATGTCAATATTGCTCCTCTTCTCGATAGCAAGTTTGACTCGGAGAAATGCGAAGCTCTTAAGCGTCTTCTGGCTCTCATTGCTCAAGGATTCGATGTCTCCAATTTCTTCCCTCAG GTTGTCAAGAATGTGGCATCACATTCCTTGGAAGTCAAGAAGCTGGTGTACGTATACCTGCAGCATTATGCGGAAAA GCGACCAAATGAAGCATTATTATCAATCAATTGTTTTCAGAAGGATCTAGGAGACACCAACCCTTTGGTGCGTGCATGGGCACTCCGTACTATGGCGGGTATTCGCCTACATGTAATAGCACCCCTTGTTCTAGCTGCTGTCAATACATGTGCCAGAGATCCATCTGTCTATGTTAGAAAATGCGCTGCCAATGCTCTTCCTAAATTGAATGATTTGCGGCTAGATGAAAATGCATCTGCAATTGAAGAG GTTATCGGTATACTACTAAATGATCATTCACCTGGAGTTGTTGgagctgctgctgctgcttttAACTCAATATGTCCAAAAAACTTGCCTTTGATTgcaaaaaattatagaaagctTTGTGAAGTTCTCCCTGATATAGAAGAATGGGGTCAAGTTATTCTGATTGGTATTCTATTGCGTTATGTGATTGCAAGGCATGGCCTTGCAAAGGAATCAGTGTTATTTTCTCCCTGTGTTACTGAGGCTAAGTGCTGTGAAAAGGATGATGTAAATCCTGGCATTCACTTCCAGGGCAGTGGTGACTTGGCCCTTGGAAGCACTCAGCCAGAGTTAGTGGGTTTGGTTGCGAGGTCATACACTGAAGGATCTGATGAGTACCTATCACGTTCAACTTCTGAGAAAAAGATATTTCTTGACCTGGATGATGCATCCTTAACTTCTGTTACCaatgatgacttgatgatgctTCTGAAGTGTACATCACCTCTACTATGGAGTCAAAATAGTGCTGTAGTACTTGCAGCTGCTGGAGTGCACTGGATAATGGCACCAAAGAATGATGCAAACAGAATTGTGAAGCCATTGTTGTTTCTCTTAAGATCATCACACGCCTCAAAAtatgtg GATTATGTTAAAGATCCAGATAGAAGATTTGCTGCTGATACGGTAGCTGCCATTGGTCTATGTGCTCAACGTCTTCCGAAACTCGCTAATATGTGCTTGGAAGGGCTTTTATCACTTACCAAAAAGG AATTTTCATCTATTGAGAAAGATGCTTCAAATGGAGAAGCTGGAATACTGATTCAATCTGTAATGTCAATGAAAGCTATCATAAGTCAAGATCCACCAAGTCATGACAAG gTAATTATTCAATTGGTTCGGAGTATGGATTCTATCAAGGTGCCTGCAGCCCGAGCAATAATTGTGTGGATGGTTGGAGAATACAATTCTTTAGGAGACAGAATTCCTTTGATGTTAACTTCAGTGCTCAAGTATCTTGCTCATTGTTTCACTTCAGAAGCTGCTGAAACAAAACTTCAGATACTTAATACTGCTACTAag GTCTTGTTGTATTCCAAAAGTGAAGATCATTTAACAATTAGAAAACTTGTAAGTTATGTGCTTGAACTGGCAAGAAACGACATGAATTATGATGTCCGAGACCGAGCTCGtgctttttcaaaaatattgtcAACATTTTTAGAATctcttgatgatgatgtaaatCATGCCTCGCCAAAAGAGGGGGCAGCACATCTTATTGCAGAAAAAATGCTCGGCCCATCCAAAGGGTTGCCATTGTCTCAACCCCTCAATTCCCGCTTTTATCTTCCTGGATCTCTTTCACAAATAGTTCTGCATGCTGCGCCTGGATATGAACCTCTCCCTAAACCTTGTAGTTTGCTTCTTGCTGATGTTGACAAAGACTCAAATATTATCAAAGAAAAAGAGAGCTTTGGGGACTATGCAACAGATGATTCTGAGACATTATCTGGTTCTCTGGATGAGGAAAACGTGTCTGGTTATAGTTCTCAGCATTCAAATAGCGGGTCAAGTTTTGATGATGGCAGTGAGGAGAGTGAATCTCCTAATGAAGCTCATAAGAGTGCAGATCCATTGATCCAGATTTCAGATGCTGATAACGCTTTTGAGGGGCAGAATTGTGCTGAAACTAGTCATGCCCAATCTGGATCTGGCGGAGTAGAGGAAATATTTTCTAGAAGGAACTTAGAGTCATGGTTGGGTGAGCAACCTGTTCTGTCGGACCTGAAACCATCTGGTATCAATACCGTTCAAAGATCTGCCAGAATTTCCATTGACGATTTTGGCAATCGAGTCAAGCCTAAATCATATACTCTTTTGGATACTGTGACTGGCCAGGGTTTGAAGGTGGACTATTCATTTTCTTGTCAGGTGTCTGATGTCTCACCGTTGCTTGTCTGTGTGGAGGTTACTTTTCATAATTGCTCTAACGATTCTTTCTCAGAAGTGATACTGGTAGATGAGGGGGCTAATAAAGGTCCAGATTCGACAGAGCAAGGATTGATGAAATTAGAAAG GTCCTCTGCAGTTCACGATGATGTCCCAACTTTGGTTCCCATGGAAGCTATTAGTTCTCTTGAACCTCGTCGAAGAGTGAAACGAGTCCTTCATGTTCGGTTCCATCACCATCTTCTACCCTTAAAGCTGTCTTTACAGTGCAATGGTGAGAAGTACCCTGTAAAGTTGCGCCCTGATATTGGATACTTTATAAAACCCCTAAAGATGGATGTTCTAGATTTTAGAAATAAAGAATCACAGCTACCAGGCATGTTTGAGTATGTGAGAAG GTGTACCTTTTCTGATCACGTTGTTGAGCTGAGCAAGGACAATAGTGAGAACTCCTTTTCGAAAGACGCATATCTTATAATCTGTGAGAGCATAGCTTTAAAGATGCTAAGTAATGCAAACCTTTTTCTTGTTTCTGTGGATTTACCTCTGGCATCTAAACTTGATGATGCATCAGGTTTGTGCTTACGGTTCAGTGCTGAAATATTAAGCAGCTCTGTTCCTTGCTTGATTACCATTACAGTTGAAGGTGCTTGTTCAGAACCACTGAATATGTCAGTGAAAGTCAACTGTGAAGAAACTGTTTTTGGCTTAAATCTGTTAAACAGGGTTGTAAATTTCTTAGCTGAACCCTTGTCTAGCTGCTCTTAA